Proteins from one Cicer arietinum cultivar CDC Frontier isolate Library 1 chromosome 3, Cicar.CDCFrontier_v2.0, whole genome shotgun sequence genomic window:
- the LOC101497900 gene encoding uncharacterized protein, with amino-acid sequence MKKSKRIDSFFKRKFCDGERDEEIITSTSETISENPRIEENNIRLSKVPRVFEDDFEKCLERDPGKRPQIWQYPPNKLDAIRKAYLKFGPYQINLKEYPLSGNEVHPRRFQYAWFNIFSSWLEYSPSKDAAYCLPCYLFSKRPTGRPGSDVFIGTGFRNWKKVKNGKFCAFLKHIGMDPCSPHNNAMKACLDLLNQDGHIRNTFQVQSSEQILKNRIRLKTSIDTVRWLTLQACAFRGHDETSGSRNQGNFLQLIKLLATYNDEVAKVVLENAPYNSKYTSHQIQKEILHILSSRVRKHICEEIGDSKFCIVVDEARDESKREQMSLVLRFVDKVGLIQERFFFVAHVKDTTTLTLKEKVCDILSRHNLDVSNMRGQGYDGASNMRGEWNGLQALFMKDCPYAYYVHCFAHRLQLALVSASREIVPIHKFFEKLTFVVNVVCSSTKRHDELQAAQLEEIAHLLEIDEIVTGKGINQIGTLKRAGDTRWGSHFSSICSLINMYEATCIVLKKITNERASYSTRGDADSAYNYLKAFDFIFILHLMKKIMGITDILCQALQQQSQDIVNAMCLVGTTKYLIQVLREDGWDALFTEVKNFCEKHDIEIPDLNDVHSTTKFGRSRLQQGQVTIEHYFRVEIFFTAIDQQLQELNNRFSEQAIDLLTLSCALTPKDNYKSFNIEKICTLVEKYYPVDFNMQEKINLKFQLQHFLIDARQDLNLKNLSTIQELCSCLIATEKTQNFYLIDRLLRLIMTLPVSTATTERSFSAMKIIKSRLRNKMEDDFLADTMTIYIEREIVASITSESIIDDFKLIKERRALL; translated from the coding sequence atgaagaagagtaaaagaattgattcttttttcaagaggaaatttTGTGACGGTGAAAGAGATGAAGAAATTATAACTTCTACATCTGAAACTATCTCTGAGAATCCaagaattgaagaaaataatattcGTCTTTCCAAGGTTCCTAGAGTTTTCGAAGATGACTTTGAGAAATGTTTAGAACGTGATCCCGGAAAGCGCCCTCAAATTTGGCAATATCCACCAAATAAATTGGATGCAATACGAAAAGCGTATCTAAAATTTGGtccttatcaaataaatttaaaagaatatccTTTATCTGGCAACGAGGTTCATCCAAGACGGTTTCAATATGCTTGgtttaacatattttcttcATGGCTAGAATATTCACCTTCTAAAGATGCTGCATATTGTTTACCATGCTATCTATTTAGCAAAAGACCAACTGGACGTCCTGGATCAGATGTCTTCATTGGTACAGGTTTTAGAAATTGGAAGAAAGttaaaaatggaaaattttgcgcttttctcaaacacataggGATGGATCCTTGCTCACCACACAACAATGCAATGAAAGCTTGTCTAGACTTGTTGAATCAAGATGGACATATTAGGAATACTTTTCAAGTGCAAAGCTCAGAACAAATTTTGAAGAATCGAATACGTCTCAAGACATCAATTGACACTGTTCGTTGGTTAACACTTCAAGCTTGTGCTTTTAGGGGACATGATGAAACTAGCGGGTCAAGAAATCAAGGcaattttcttcaattgataAAACTCTTGGCAACTTACAATGATGAAGTTGCGAAAGTTGTGTTGGAAAATGCTCcatataattctaaatatacttcacatcaaattcaaaaagaGATTTTGCATATTCTTTCTAGTAGGGTGAGAAAacatatatgtgaagaaattgGTGATTCCAAATTTTGCATCGTTGTAGATGAAGCTCGTGATGAATCAAAAAGGGAACAAATGTCTCTTGTGTTAAGATTTGTTGACAAAGTTGGTTTAATACAAGAGCGATTTTTTTTTGTGGCACATGTTAAAGACACTACAACTTTAACTCTGAAAGAAAAAGTATGTGATATACTTTCTCGACATAATCTTGATGTTTCTAACATGCGTGGTCAAGGGTATGATGGTGCTAGTAATATGAGAGGAGAATGGAACGGTTTACAAGCACTGTTTATGAAAGATTGTCCTTACGCATACTATGTCCATTGTTTTGCTCATCGATTGCAACTTGCTTTGGTTAGTGCATCAAGAGAAATTGTTccaattcataaattttttgagaagctcacttttgttgttaatgttgtttgttCTTCTACTAAGCGTCATGATGAGTTACAAGCTGCTCAATTAGAGGAAATTGCACATTTGCTAGAAATTGATGAGATTGTAACTGGTAAAGGTATAAATCAAATTGGTACTTTGAAACGAGCTGGGGATACTCGTTGGGGATCACATTTCTCTTCTATTTGTAGCTTGATAAATATGTATGAGGCAACttgtattgttttaaaaaaaattacaaatgaaaGAGCAAGTTATTCTACACGTGGGGATGCTGATAGtgcttataattatttgaaggcgtttgattttatatttatcttgcatttgatgaaaaaaattatggggATAACTGATATACTTTGTCAAGCCTTACAACAACAATCTCAGGATATAGTTAATGCCATGTGTTTGGTTGGAACAACAAAGTATCTTATTCAAGTATTGAGAGAAGATGGTTGGGATGCATTATTTACTGAAGTGAAGAACTTTTGTGAAAAACATGATATTGAAATTCCTGATCTCAACGATGttcattcaacaacaaaatttggACGATCTCGTCTTCAACAAGGTCAGGTTACAATAGAGCATTATTTTagagttgaaatattttttactgcCATTGATCAACAATTACAAGAGTTGAATAACAGATTTAGTGAGCAAGCAATAGATTTGTTAACTCTAAGTTGTGCTTTGACTCCTAAGGATAATTATAAAtcttttaacattgaaaaaatttgcactctagttgaaaaatattacCCTGTGGATTTCAACATGCAAGagaagattaatttgaaatttcaactcCAACATTTCTTAATTGATGCTCGTCAAGatttaaatttgaagaatttatcaaCTATCCAAGAATTGTGCTCATGTTTGATTGCAACTGAAAAGACGCAAAATTTCTACTTGATTGATAGACTACTTCGTCTTATCATGACTCTTCCGGTTTCTACTGCCACAACTGAAAGATCTTTTTCAgcaatgaaaattattaaatcaagGTTAAGAAACAAGATGGAAGATGACTTTTTAGCAGATACCATGACGATTTATATTGAAAGGGAAATTGTTGCAAGTATCACTTCTGAgtctattattgatgatttcaaattaattaaagagcGTAGAGCATTACTTTAA